Proteins from one Sarcophilus harrisii chromosome 2, mSarHar1.11, whole genome shotgun sequence genomic window:
- the CCL22 gene encoding C-C motif chemokine 22, with protein MLHFQAALLMALILGTALPVTQAGPYGVNMENTICCKNFVGFPIPLKFLNYFYFTSKTCQKPGVILVTKRNLKICADSQKPWVEHAIKTIKKKKT; from the exons ATGCTCCACTTCCAAGCAGCCCTGCTGATGGCCCTGATCCTGGGCACAGCTCTTCCAGTCACTCAAGCAG GCCCCTATGGAGTAAACATGGAAAACACTATTTGCTGCAAGAACTTCGTTGGATTTCCTATACCTTTGAAGTTCCTGAATTATTTCTACTTCACCTCTAAAACCTGTCAGAAACCTGGAGTGAT cctggtaacaaaaagaaatcttaagaTTTGTGCAGACTCTCAGAAGCCCTGGGTAGAACATGCCATCAAgactatcaaaaagaaaaaaacatga